The following coding sequences lie in one Arachis ipaensis cultivar K30076 chromosome B05, Araip1.1, whole genome shotgun sequence genomic window:
- the LOC107641234 gene encoding cytochrome P450 CYP736A12-like encodes MVAILLGILVFVVAIIVWLHPNDNRNKVPPGPKALPLIGNLHMLRKQPHRTLQALAAKYGPIMFLKLGQVPTVVVSSPEAAELFLKTHDLDFANRPKFQVVETFFSGSKGIGMAQYGWYWRHVRKLCTLQLLSGSKVEMYGPLRRKELGMLVKSLCNASASGEVLNLSVMLKEFSENITYKMVFGRTHDNNRFNLEALVDLVGSAGAFNIADYVPILGIFDFQDLVVSWNYDGVRRKGKGSDDGGGGDVVTRTNEEVSSEAEGEIDRKRVRKKECAIKETEMAMAAKFGMGEEGRTVVGWDGNLVKFLTVEDVER; translated from the exons ATGGTAGCCATACTCCTTGGCATATTAGTATTTGTAGTCGCCATTATTGTTTGGCTGCATCCAAACGATAATCGGAATAAAGTTCCACCAGGTCCGAAGGCATTGCCACTCATCGGTAACCTCCACATGCTACGAAAACAACCACACCGCACCCTCCAAGCCCTCGCCGCAAAATACGGACCCATAATGTTCTTGAAGCTAGGGCAAGTTCCAACTGTCGTTGTTTCTTCTCCAGAAGCTGCTGAGCTCTTTCTCAAGACCCATGACCTAGATTTTGCAAACAGGCCTAAATTTCAG GTTGTGGAGACGTTTTTCAGTGGCAGTAAGGGGATTGGTATGGCACAGTACGGTTGGTATTGGCGGCACGTGAGGAAGTTGTGCACATTGCAACTTTTGAGTGGATCAAAAGTTGAGATGTATGGTCCTTTAAGGAGGAAAGAGTTGGGAATGTTGGTGAAGTCTTTATGCAATGCTTCTGCGTCGGGTGAGGTTTTGAATCTTAGTGTGATGCTGAAGGAGTTTTCTGAGAATATCACTTACAAGATGGTATTCGGTCGAACCCATGACAATAATAGGTTCAACTTAGAGGCCCTTGTTGACTTAGTCGGTTCTGCTGGAGCTTTCAATATTGCGGATTACGTGCCTATCCTTGGCATCTTTGATTTTCAG GATTTGGTTGTTAGTTGGAATTATGACGGGGTGAGAAGAAAGGGCAAAGGCAGTGACGACGGTGGAGGTGGGGATGTAGTGACGAGGACGAATGAGGAAGTGTCGTCAGAGGCGGAGGGAGAAATTGACAGGAAAAGAGTGAGAAAGAAAGAGTGCGCTATAAAGGAGACAGAGATGGCCATGGCAGCAAAATTTGGGATGGGAGAGGAAGGGAGAACGGTTGTTGGATGGGATGGGAATCTAGTGAAGTTCTTGACAGTTGAGGATGTTGAGAGATag
- the LOC110263039 gene encoding cytochrome P450 CYP736A12-like, whose translation MDPDEEQHKHVLTRNDIKAVMMDMIGAAYETSTSAIEWVMSELLKHPNVMKKLQHEIQHAVGGINKQVEENEIENMPYLDMVVKETLRLYPVAPLLVPHVSRNDVVIEGYYIKRNTQIIINAWAIGRDPRVWSENAEKFYPERFEHDNVDILGGDFRFIPFGSGRRGCPGAQLGFATIKFVVAQLVHCFNWQLPFGMSCDELDMNETFGVTIPRTTHLLAIPTFRLIAEAASDKE comes from the coding sequence ATGGATCCTGATGAAGAACAACACAAACACGTTCTGACAAGAAATGACATCAAGGCTGTTATGATGGACATGATTGGTGCAGCATATGAAACATCAACTTCGGCAATTGAATGGGTTATGTCAGAGCTACTAAAGCATCCTAATGTGATGAAGAAACTTCAACACGAGATACAACATGCAGTCGGAGGAATTAACAAACAAGTTGAAGAGAATGAAATAGAGAATATGCCTTATTTGGATATGGTTGTGAAAGAGACCTTAAGATTATACCCAGTTGCACCTTTGTTAGTGCCTCATGTGTCTCGAAACGACGTCGTTATTGAAGGTTATTACATAAAAAGAAATACACAAATCATAATAAACGCATGGGCAATTGGAAGGGATCCAAGAGTTTGGTCAGAAAATGCAGAGAAGTTCTATCCAGAGAGATTCGAACATGATAATGTAGACATTCTTGGAGGTGACTTTAGATTCATACCATTTGGTTCTGGTCGAAGAGGGTGCCCTGGAGCTCAATTGGGATTTGCAACTATCAAGTTTGTTGTGGCTCAGTTGGTGCATTGCTTTAACTGGCAGCTCCCTTTTGGCATGTCTTGTGATGAATTAGACATGAATGAAACATTTGGCGTCACTATACCAAGAACTACACACTTGCTAGCTATTCCAACTTTTAGGCTAATAGCTGAAGCTGCTAGTGATAAAGAATAA